A region of the Vigna unguiculata cultivar IT97K-499-35 chromosome 9, ASM411807v1, whole genome shotgun sequence genome:
tttgttcaatattttttcagtTTGCTCCCTCTCTAGTGATCCTATCCCGGTTCCTTCCACCACTGGCAGGAACTAGATGAAAACAAAACAATGGAAGTTAATAGGTCAATTTAGTTAAAAATGGGTGCTTTTCCATATAACAATTTACATGGCTAAGAGAAACAGTTATCTACGAGTTTACAGTGCACAACCTTTCGATATTTTCCTTCATGTTTTGCAGGCTTTTCACCCCGCAATTTCTTGTCAAATTTCCCACCACTGGCTGTTGCAGTTGCTGCAATTCCTGCAACATTACCTAGTTCATCCTTTGTAACTTTCTTGGGCGCTGCCTGAGTTCCTGTTATAGGCAAAGCTGTAGCTGCCAACTGAACATGGCTGCATAATAATTTGTTCAGACTTCATTACAATAAAGAACATATGATGAGTAGCAAggagaaaaataatatagagatatattaaagaaaaaagaaacacaagGTCAAAACTATACAACAATCTAGCCAAAAGATGGCACACTTTGGAGGAACAACAATAGCCTCTAGATTACTCAATTGCTTCCAAATGAAGTCAGACGTTAAATGAAGTTGAGATGCCACAAATAGCAAAGGTAAGGTTTTCCATCTAGAATATCATATACCCACAACAGTAAAAGTAATTCCGGCATTGGAGCATGTAAGGCCGTCATCTCCAACCCAGTATCAATTCCTATGATTCCTAAATAGGATCCACTTCTACATATtaaccacttttttttttattttagcacCCACATTCTCTAATCCAGTACCtctgaaaaaaatttaaatagatccCACCAATAATCTCATTTTACCAATAGAAATATCCAAACATGGTCCCAACagtacaaatttaaatttaaatttcacacTTTCTAAACTAAAAACATGGTCCCACTTGAAAAATTAAGTACAACGTAGGTGTTTATTAGGTAATGGTACTCATAAGGGAAAAGGAGTTAAGCACCTCCCAATGTAGATGATGCcctaacaaataaaagaaaaatatcactAACTGAAACTGCATATATCATTTGGATTATGCAAAGTTTAGCATAAGAAACCTCAGTAAAGATTTCCtgaataagaaaagaaaataggcAATGGCCCAACTGTCCAAGGTGAGATACAATTGACTCAAATGGCCAAAATAAAACGCAAAGGTCCATGATCCATGAAATAAATTGTGCACACAACTATAAGTCAATTATATATACTATAATGAACATTAACAAATAGAATTCCCTGCTACCAAATCTTCAAGGGAAACTGGAAAACATTATGTTACAAACCTTGGTAAAGCACCAAATTTAGCAGCTTCTTTCAAGTTCTGTAGTCGATTTTTATCTTGcttttcaattcttttcttcttattttcttttctttttgcaaaaGGATCCTCTGCTGGATCTACAAAATGTTACAATACCATTATTAATATGCCATACATATAGTTTTGATCAGTGTACTAAAAACAAACccaaaaaaatgttaattacaAGTTTATATTCATGAAAAGATAATAATGTTGAAGTCAAAAGAATAACAACATTAAACATAAATGGTCTAAACGAACATCTATATGGTTTGGAAAATAGACATATAAACACAATCTAACTTCCACATTATCACATACAAGAATTTCCATAACCAAAAATAACAATGTACCGAAAAATGGTAGGAAAGTAAAATCCTCAAGATTTGAAATATTGACTGAAGGGTATTCCATTAAACAGATTCCTTGTTTAATGCTCTGGTAACCCACAATGCCAGCCATATGTTTTGACTAAGCATTGAGCATGCGCTGATATAGCTCtgattcataatttttctcattAGAACTGTTTTGAGTACACAGACCTAATACAGGTCTGCCATGAACCAtcctatgttaaaattttatgatatgcTGAACATATTGCAGTGGTTCTGTTGGTACCCGAAAGTGACAACTTAAAGTAGAGTGTCTGCAGTCTACACCAAATTCGTAACCATTAAGAGAACCATGGTAGCAGTTCATGAGGAAGAGGATGTTCGATCATTTACCATCAGTTTCTTTTGCCTCGATGATAGGTACAGCATCTTCATCATTTGCACGATCATACCCATATCTCCGTTTCCAGGTTCCAGATTGTTCATCATACACAATCTTGTCTTTCTTCCGATTCTGTATGCCTGtgaaaataacacaaaaataaaaatacatcagTTCAACTAATAAAATAAGGGAGCACTAAGCCCAACACAGAATGCATAAACAGCATAAGATTATTTAGGAGTCACATGTGCAGCATGAAAAGACAAACCTTTCTTTTTGGCAAAAACTTCCCATTTAGTAGGAGGCTTAGGTTTTGGCAGCTGAAAGCATCACAAAAATTGATGAGCAAGTGATTTAACTGATTAgacatgaaacaaaaaaatactaGAAGCAAAGAACCAACGATAGAATCATAGAACCAATACAGTTGCATAGCTAACTGCAATGCAGACACATACAATAGAAACAAGGATCACGAATACAAGCATTAAAGTGAAAAGTCACAGTTAATAGATTACACAAGCTTTGAATTTAAAGAAGAATAAAGATTGGAGTGTGGAATTACATGTTTTTCTCTTGGCAATTTAGTTAGTGGCGCAGGCAAGTTGACCAGGGGGCCATCTACATCTTCGGTTGATGGTAGGGTGAAGAGAGCATCTGCGATTGCTTGAACCAAGTGGGTGCCTTTCAGCAAACACTGCTTGACGATTTCCTCCCTGTGTTCAATTAAAGTAAGCAAGGACAGTGTCAAAAACGAAAAAACCctaaagaagaggaagaagacgGTACCTGTGTACCTGGAAAGAGGTGGTTGAGAGGGGAAGGTGTGATTGGAGTCCAAAGCCATGAGGTTGCCGAGGTCCACATCGAACTTCTGCTGTTTCTCACCCTCAATCTCCATCTCCGTCATTTTCACCTTCAACAAATGACACCAATATCAAACCTCTGCGGCGTCGAAGGTGCGTAACGGCTTAAGGGTTTGTTTGTGTTGTGTTCTGAAGTGTTGCAGCGCGAGAATGAAGAAGGAGTGAAACCAAGGGCCACGACAAAGGCCCAATATAAAAGGAAGAATAGAAAGAGATAATAAACCTTCGCAGTTTTCAACCAggcttatttattatataagtaGGTTATTACTTCCTTCACCCCACAATTACTAACAGCACTactacaataataaaaaaaattaaaatataagttttttttttacatatttcatGTGAGATTCTAgaaaattcatttcaaaaaacattatatgtgttttgaaaaaattattctgAAAATTCTATTcccaaaaacattttttgttttctgaaaattttattttaaaaaattcatactaAAAGTTTAATTccaaaaattagaatatatatatatatatttgaaaatcacttttataaaacgtaaaatcattttaaaaatttagggGATATTCGAAAAAAGTGTGGGATGCAGGAAGTTAAAGCCCATTGGGAAAgcaaaatcattttctattaaacgctaaaatttattatttatctcccaacaatcattattaaattaaaacaaaatagggTTAACACAATCTTCTCAACCAATTTCTTCTTGCAAAATTTTGAGTAAAATAAAATGGTAATTacgttgaataaaaaaaatcaaattcaaataaaagaatattaatctatttaatCATATGATTGAGGTATCGTTCATGGATATCCTATAGTTGGATTTAGCAACCGAATGCAAGCATGAGGTTACTTTATGTAATCTATTCAAGATTCAGCAAACAACATAGAAGTCCCAAACTGATCAACATATTCGATAGGTTAAGATCTCAATCTATAGAAATCATTCTTGTGCACTGAGTTTGAACATTCTTGTCCTTTTCATCTCAGTAATCTTCCCACCCAATCATTACagatttcaatattttcttttctctgaGTATTGCCTCTGCGCGATTTCAAATTAGGTTGAACCTTCAAATATAAACCAACAACCGCCACATTAATGCACTGAGATAAGAACAAAGTAATGGATTGTTACTAAGATAGctgtttaacaaattttaaatatcgaTTCCTCATACAGTTTCACacgttttcataaaaaaattgtgactGACTAATTCGCAAACACATTGTAAGTTTAAAACATAAAGCCCAGAATTATCTTACAGCTGAACTATAGAGACAGAAAAACAACCAGACCTGCATCACTGCTAATGAAAATAAACTGAAGTTTCTTATGAGGTCTGTCATTCTATTTCTTGATCTTAAGTTGAATACTTTTTCActcaaaaataatgttttcaactATCAAATATACAGAGATATTGCAGATTGGAATTTTAAATACAAGGAATTAATCTAGATTTTGATGGACTTATCACAGTAGATCTACTCCACTTGCTGACATACTCTACCTCTAAAGTTCCTCCCAAACAATCAAAATTGCAACTACACTATGCAAAATCTGAATATCCTGTCAAATCTTATTCCTCTCTCTTTACACGCTCTCTAATCACAAGTATTCGACCACAAAGCACCTGCAAGAAAGACCAGACCAGGTATCAGACACTACTAGCTCATGAAGAAAAAGCACAACAATGAAAAGTAGCAGAGGTAgaatacatatgtatatatatatatatatatatatatatatatatatatatatatatatatatatatataccgtTCCATTGAGAGATAGTGCAGCATTCCGTTCTCTCTCTGAAAGATAGGAGACAAACGCATAGACCCTTTGTTTCCCTTGTCTCGTATCTTGCAACACCCTTACACTAGTCACGTTACCAAATCTACCAAAAAGCTGCCTCAGGTCTTCAGGCATGGTAAACTTGGAAAGATTCCCAACATACAACTTATGAGGACCTTCATAGTATATAGTTCTCATGGGTAACGAATTCATTGTATCAAGATTCCTCCTCTTGGGATTCATCTCAGCTGAAAATCTAACCAGCACTTCGCGCCCACCAACATCCTTCAGTTGTGAAAAAGGAACCAAAAACACATTTTCAGATCAAACAAACAGCCAGAACACATTAACGAAATAGATACGTTGAGCGAGTTTCACACTCACGAACCGATGCATCCAATGCCTCGATTGCCCTTTTTGCTGAGTCAATAGATGTCATTGTGACATAAGCACTCCCTCTACTCTCACCAGTCTCACTGCGGGAAACCTGCAAGTGCAGTCACCCATCAACACAGTACCTTGTCATCATTTCCACCATTGCTGATTCAGATCATAACGATGAAAAGTGAAAACATATCTGCAGCTGAACTAGCTagttaataatgaaaatgaagataatAACTAGAGCTAAGAAGATTACAACCtctgatttttaaaaaaaaaatgaataatttagtgagaagagaagaaggaacAAGTGAAAGAAGCCATAAAAAACCTGAGCAGAGAGTACGGTTCCATGAGGGTTGAACAAATGAAGTAGATGCTGTACGTCACAGCTTCTTGGAAGGTTGCAGATGTAGACTTCGGTTGGTCTTGGTTGCCTGAACGTTTCTTTCTCCGCGTTTTCTCCTCCGTGAACGACCCTTGCTTTATCCACCGTGGCCGCCGAGGCGGTGAAGGAGAAAGTCGGAGCCTTGGAAAAGGAAACGAATAGTTTGTGAGAAGATCTGAATTGGGTATGAAGATTGTGGTTGAATAAAGATATGGGTAAGGAGGAAGATGTTAAAGAGAGCAAGAAAGTGGCATTAGGTGCCATGTTGAGCCTCTCTCTGTGCTCTGCTCTGAGTTGAGGAGAAATGTGCtgtgttttttttaagtcaCACCCAATCCATTTAACCCCCAAAtacacttgttttttttttctaaaacattacttttattaaaatatcattgaaaaaactaataataattaaagaatattttaaaaatgatgaattttaaagggaaaattttataaaataaatatttttacaacaagcataaagttaaatatttcaTGAGAAAATAAGTTCTTACATAAAACATGGGTTCCATAATTAAGAAAAGagtgtaataataattaagagttaGATAATAAACTCTGTGTGTTGTTGTAGTTATACTTCGGATCTGATCTGAAGGGGAATGTGACTGTAGGTTGGGCAATTGATGGTGTGAGAAAGATGGGGACTACGCCTGAGGTCAACGGGAATAATGTAGCGGACGAAGAAACCCTCGGTGGCTCAATTCATTTCGGCACGGCGGAGGCCGTCGAATACGTCCGTGCACTCACCGACGTCGGAGCCATGACGCGCCTCCTCCATGAGTGCATCGCTCACCAGAGAGCCGTCGATGTCGAACTCGACGAGCTTCTCTCGCAGCGCACTGACCTCGACCGTCACCTCCTCCAGCTCCAGCGCTCCTCCGATATCCTTGACATCGTCAACTCCGACGCCGACTACATGCTCTCTAACGTGGCTTCCACCTCTGACCTCGCTGACCAGGTCAGCCTCAAGGTCCGCGAGCTTGACCTGGCGCAGTCGCGCGTCCGCAACACGCTCCTCCGCATCGACGCCATTGTGGAGCGCGCCAACTCCCTCGAAGGCGTCCACCGTGCCCTCGAGGCAGAGGACTATGAGTCCGCCGCGCGCTACGTCCAGACCTTCCTCCAAATTGACGCGCAGTACAAGGATTCCGGCTCCGATCAGCTTCAGAGGGATCGCTTGTTAGCAGCGAAGAAGCAGTTGGAGGGAATTGTAAGGAAGAAGCTCTCTGCCGCAGTGGATGAGCGCGACCACCCTGCCATTCTCAGGTTCAGTCACGGATCTACAAATTTTAAGTTGCGGGAACAATAGTATTTTAGATTCTGTTTTTCTACTATATCTTAAATTATGGGAGTaatgcatatacatatatattacaGATAAAAGCAAACTGTATATGCATAAATTTTTGGCTGGaatgcatatacatatataaaaaaaaaattctactatATCTTAAATTATAGGAGTaatgcatatacatatatattacaGATAAGAGCAAACTGTATATGCATAAATTTTTTACTGGAATCCTGTCATCCAATTCcaaattgttatatttgatGAGTTTGTCCAAGTTCACATTTGTTAATGTAATACTGACTCATACCATGACTTTTCTGTTGGGATAATAATGTGTACATTTAGTTTTTGCAATGAGTGCATAGAAATTGAACTTGATATTATgttaaagttaagaaaaaaacttGTGCCACAATGCCTGAACCT
Encoded here:
- the LOC114164610 gene encoding 28 kDa ribonucleoprotein, chloroplastic-like isoform X2, with amino-acid sequence MAPNATFLLSLTSSSLPISLFNHNLHTQFRSSHKLFVSFSKAPTFSFTASAATVDKARVVHGGENAEKETFRQPRPTEVYICNLPRSCDVQHLLHLFNPHGTVLSAQVSRSETGESRGSAYVTMTSIDSAKRAIEALDASDVGGREVLVRFSAEMNPKRRNLDTMNSLPMRTIYYEGPHKLYVGNLSKFTMPEDLRQLFGRFGNVTSVRVLQDTRQGKQRVYAFVSYLSERERNAALSLNGALWSNTCD
- the LOC114164609 gene encoding ribosome biogenesis regulatory protein homolog — protein: MTEMEIEGEKQQKFDVDLGNLMALDSNHTFPSQPPLSREEIVKQCLLKGTHLVQAIADALFTLPSTEDVDGPLVNLPAPLTKLPREKHLPKPKPPTKWEVFAKKKGIQNRKKDKIVYDEQSGTWKRRYGYDRANDEDAVPIIEAKETDDPAEDPFAKRKENKKKRIEKQDKNRLQNLKEAAKFGALPSHVQLAATALPITGTQAAPKKVTKDELGNVAGIAATATASGGKFDKKLRGEKPAKHEGKYRKFLPVVEGTGIGSLEREQTEKILNKIISKNSHNILNVEKAVTVHNVKKEKKRRSEKGKASPADKLKPEKKSFKKGNFKKKGDFKKGKGKGK
- the LOC114164610 gene encoding 31 kDa ribonucleoprotein, chloroplastic-like isoform X1 gives rise to the protein MAPNATFLLSLTSSSLPISLFNHNLHTQFRSSHKLFVSFSKAPTFSFTASAATVDKARVVHGGENAEKETFRQPRPTEVYICNLPRSCDVQHLLHLFNPHGTVLSAQVSRSETGESRGSAYVTMTSIDSAKRAIEALDASDVGGREVLVRFSAEMNPKRRNLDTMNSLPMRTIYYEGPHKLYVGNLSKFTMPEDLRQLFGRFGNVTSVRVLQDTRQGKQRVYAFVSYLSERERNAALSLNGTVLCGRILVIRERVKREE